A window of Clostridium novyi genomic DNA:
TTAAAAAAGGAGAAGAAGTTCATTTAGATGGAAAAAAGGCAGAGGAGTTTTTTAGATGGAGAAAAAATAATGATGGAAGTGGACTTCCTACAGGAGATTTAGGAAGAATTGATAATCAACATATATTTATTTCCAAAGTAACAGAAAAAATGAAAAGTCCATTTATATTATTTAGAATACCAAGCTTACTTAGAACTTTACCAAAGTATATTGAAACTAATATGTCTTCTAATGAAATACTTAAATATGGATATGCATTAGCAACATCAGAAAATATAAGCACAGAAACATTAAAAGGAAGTACAAAATATATAGGTAAAGGTTCGTATTTTATTTATAATAAAAATCAAAATAAAGAAATTTTAAATAAATTAACAGATGTTTATTCATTTAATAATAGTGATAATTCAAATGGTTTTAAAGACAAAAATTTTAAAATACAAATATTAAATGGTACTAAAAAGCAAGGGCTTGCATCTAGTTATAAAAAATATATAGAAGCTAAAGGATACAAGAATATTTCCACTGGAAATACTAAGAAGACTAATAAAAGTAAAATTATAATAAGAAAAAACATTAGTAGCAAATGTATAAGAAATATTAAAGATGATTTTCAGATATTTACAGTTGACAATAGTATTAAAGATCCTAGTGAATTTGATATAACTGTGATATTAGGAAAAGATCAAGAATATAAAAAATAATAATACTAACGATAATTTATAAGAAATGAGGTTGTAATAATACTTGGAAAGCAAAGGTAATATTATAAAACTAAAGGTTGAAATTGAAACTGAAGAAATAAGATTAAATCATTATTTAAAAGAAGTAGCACAATGTTCTAGTAGATTTATAAGAAAAGCAGCAAGAGAAGGAAGAATTAAAGTAAATGGTAATAATGCAAGATTATCATATATGTTAACAAATAATGATATAGTAGAGCTTCAAATAAATAGAAAAGAAGAACAAGATATTATACCTGAAAAAATGGACTTAGATATAATTTATGAGGATAATGACATTATAGTTGTAAATAAACCTAAAGGCATAGTGGTTCATCCAACTAAAAGACATTTAAATGGAACTTTATCTAATGGTGTTTTATACTATTTTAATGATAAAAATGAAAATAGTATAGTAAGGCTTGTAAATAGATTGGATATGGATACTTCAGGACTTGTTCTTATAGCTAAGAATGCTTATAGTCATATGGCACTTTCTAGGGATATGCAGAAGGATGATTTTGTAAAAAAATATTTAGCTATTGTACATGGAAATTTCAATGAAGATAGTGGAGTTATTGATAAGCCTATATATAGAGTAGGTGAAGGAACTCTAAAAAGGATTATAGATGAAAGAGGTCAAAGAAGTATTACTCTATTTAAAGTTATAGAACAGTATAAAAATGCTAGCTTAGTTGAATTAACATTGGAAACAGGAA
This region includes:
- a CDS encoding RluA family pseudouridine synthase: MESKGNIIKLKVEIETEEIRLNHYLKEVAQCSSRFIRKAAREGRIKVNGNNARLSYMLTNNDIVELQINRKEEQDIIPEKMDLDIIYEDNDIIVVNKPKGIVVHPTKRHLNGTLSNGVLYYFNDKNENSIVRLVNRLDMDTSGLVLIAKNAYSHMALSRDMQKDDFVKKYLAIVHGNFNEDSGVIDKPIYRVGEGTLKRIIDERGQRSITLFKVIEQYKNASLVELTLETGRTHQIRVHLSSIGHPIYGDSLYGEEEPQYIDRQALHAYKLQIPHPKDGKILKLESSLPEDMKNLIIKLSEE
- a CDS encoding LCP family protein, encoding MKRKIGFKKFFLTAFTILLGIVIISIICFYEAVGKLNNNSKLRSNDTSNKSSINILALGVDIGTVGSNNKNDPKRTDTMILIHYDKKSKKTNAISIPRDTLVKIKGRNSKINAAHATGGVQGAVEAVQKLLDIDIDYYGKINYEGFREVVDAIGGVDVKIENNMNYDDDMQNLHIHFKKGEEVHLDGKKAEEFFRWRKNNDGSGLPTGDLGRIDNQHIFISKVTEKMKSPFILFRIPSLLRTLPKYIETNMSSNEILKYGYALATSENISTETLKGSTKYIGKGSYFIYNKNQNKEILNKLTDVYSFNNSDNSNGFKDKNFKIQILNGTKKQGLASSYKKYIEAKGYKNISTGNTKKTNKSKIIIRKNISSKCIRNIKDDFQIFTVDNSIKDPSEFDITVILGKDQEYKK